A stretch of Panulirus ornatus isolate Po-2019 chromosome 36, ASM3632096v1, whole genome shotgun sequence DNA encodes these proteins:
- the LOC139760381 gene encoding LOW QUALITY PROTEIN: uncharacterized protein (The sequence of the model RefSeq protein was modified relative to this genomic sequence to represent the inferred CDS: inserted 1 base in 1 codon) translates to MKVNSSSPMVVVANRLPFCLGTNPETGQLIRKQCAGGLVTAVAPVVVETQGLWVGWSGLHLEDNNVEIPEADPNDQTPTAGLKSSQVIPVTVPKKQFNDYYNGCCNATFWPLFHSLPDRAVFQADKWEAYREVNAEFARLTVKAVQQLSETHPGSVPLVWLHDYHMMLAANTIXEKCDELNLPIKMAFFLHIPFPSWDIVRLFPWDDELLQGILGCDSIGFHIEDYCLNFIDCCQRRLGCRVDRQQMLVEHNSRTVSINPLPISIPYDRFVHLAERAPQVMKNNPQEQLLLGVDRLDYTKGLVHRIKAFEMLLQKHPELIERVTFLQVAVPSRTDVKEYQELKEELDQLIGRINGQFSTPNWSPLRYIYGCVSQDQLAAFYRDSSVAVVTPLRDGMNLVAKEFVACQTGEPGVLILSPFAGAGSSMHEALHVNPYETNEFADTIYRALTMPRDEREMRMKQLRRREREHDVDFWLRSFLKTVDCLSDADKSIVPGRLLPMREEDFSEFLGTYVTESSRLALLMDYDGTLAPIAPHPDLAQMPPETRRVLERLAHMPDVNIAIISGRSMADVRSMVNIEGITYAGNHGFEILHPDGTMFMHPVPHEYEVKLETLKQRLEEVCVDGAWIENKGTGITFHYREVPSEKITSVMDRAQEIFKDVGITIHQSRRALEARPPVTWDKGRAAIYILRTLFGLDWCDRVSTVFAGDDKTDEDAMRALQGMAVTFRVTTCQNVRTAATHRLPSTDAVLSMLKWIERRLGSRLPLGNGQRSRTASMSSQGNRTPPLSQGNRTPPLSPTTPQPRSRTNSYTRSEPSKQMMLMNDKLYHQYIARRASPPRSSSTSPTHSPTRSTV, encoded by the exons ATGAAGGTCAACTCTTCATCcccaatggtggtggtggccaacAGGCTTCCCTTCTGCCTCGGCACTAACCCCGAGACTGGACAGCTGATCAGAAAACAATG CGCGGGCGGCCTCGTGACGGCTGTGGCACCAGTGGTGGTAGAGACGCAGGGCCTGTGGGTAGGCTGGTCCGGCCTTCACCTTGAGGACAATAATGTGGAAATTCCCGAGGCTGATCCAAATGACCAGACACCTACAGCCGGCCTCAAGAGCAGTCAG GTAATCCCAGTGACAGTTCCCAAGAAGCAGTTCAATGACTACTATAATGGGTGCTGCAACGCTACTTTCTGGCCGCTTTTCCACTCCTTGCCCGACCGGGCAGTCTTCCAGGCTGacaagtgggag GCTTACCGGGAGGTGAACGCGGAGTTCGCCCGGCTGACGGTGAAGGCGGTACAGCAATTGTCCGAGACTCACCCTGGAAGTGTCCCTCTGGTGTGGCTCCATGACTACCACATGATGCTGGCCGCTAACACCA CGGAGAAGTGCGACGAACTCAACCTGCCCATCAAGATGGCATTCTTCCTCCATATTCCCTTCCCGTCCTGGGACATCGTCCGGCTCTTTCCATGGGACGACGAGTTGCTGCAAGGTATCTTGGGCTGTGACTCCATCGGCTTCCACATCGAAGATTATTGTCTAAACTTCATCGACTGTTGCCAGCGTCGCCTTGGCTGCCGAGTTGACCGTCAGCAGATGCTGGTGGAACACAACTCTAGGACAGTGTCCATTAATCCCCTTCCCATTAGTATCCCCTACGACCGTTTCGTCCACCTGGCAGAGAGGGCGCCACAGGTAATGAAGAACAACCCTCAGGAACAGTTGCTGTTGGGCGTGGATCGTCTGGACTACACTAAGGGACTCGTGCATCGCATCAAAGCCTTTGAAATGCTACTCCAGAAACACCCAGAACTTATCGAGCGTGTGACTTTCCTACAGGTGGCTGTGCCATCACGTACAGACGTGAAGGAATACCAGGAGCTAAAGGAAGAGCTGGACCAATTGATTGGTCGCATCAACGGCCAGTTCTCTACCCCTAACTGGTCTCCACTCCGGTACATCTACGGGTGCGTCTCGCAGGACCAGCTGGCCGCCTTCTATCGCGACTCTTCTGTGGCCGTTGTGACGCCACTGAGGGATGGGATGAACCTTGTGGCTAAGGAGTTCGTAGCCTGCCAGACGGGAGAGCCAGGGGTTCTCATTCTTTCTCCATTCGCCGGGGCAGGCTCCTCGATGCACGAGGCTCTTCATGTCAATCCGTACGAGACTAACGAGTTCGCTGATACCATCTATCGTGCGCTCACCATGCCTAGGGACGAGCGTGAGATGCGCATGAAACAGCTGCGTCGCCGTGAGCGGGAACACGACGTTGACTTTTGGCTCAGGTCCTTCCTTAAGACGGTAGACTGCCTCAGTGATGCTGACAAGTCTATAGTACCGGGTCGCCTCCTTCCAATGAGAGAGGAAGACTTTTCTGAGTTTTTGGGCACATACGTGACAGAATCCTCACGGCTGGCACTGCTGATGGATTATGATGGCACACTGGCACCCATTGCTCCTCATCCAGACCTTGCCCAAATGCCTCCAGAGACACGACGTGTACTGGAACGCTTGGCACACATGCCTGACGTCAACATAGCCATTATCTCCGGTCGGTCTATGGCAGATGTCAGGTCAATGGTCAACATTGAAGGAATCACATACGCTGGAAACCACGGGTTCGAGATCCTTCATCCAGATGGGACCATGTTCATGCATCCAGTACCTCATGAATATGAGGTGAAACTGGAGACCCTCAAGCAGAGgttggaggaagtgtgtgtggacGGTGCCTGGATAGAGAACAAGGGCACTGGCATCACCTTCCACTACAGGGAGGTGCCGTCAGAGAAAATAACATCTGTTATGGATCGAGCTCAAGAGATATTCAAGGATGTCGGCATCACCATCCATCAGTCCCGCAGGGCACTTGAGGCCAGGCCCCCCGTGACCTGGGACAAGGGTCGTGCGGCCATTTACATTCTCAGAACACTGTTTGGCCTCGACTGGTGCGATCGGGTGTCGACTGTTTTTGCCGGTGACGacaagacagacgaagacgccATGCGAGCCCTGCAGGGTATGGCTGTGACCTTCCGGGTCACCACGTGTCAGAACGTGCGCACTGCAGCCACGCATCGCCTCCCTTCCACAGATGCTGTCCTCTCCATGTTAAAGTGGATCGAGAGAAGACTAGGATCTCGGCTACCTCTTGGCAACGGCCAGAGATCGAGGACAGCCAGCATGTCCAGCCAGGGCAACCGGACTCCACCTCTTAGCCAGGGTAACCGGACGCCACCGCtatccccaaccaccccccagcCCCGATCCCGCACCAACTCCTACACTAGGAGCGAGCCTAGCAAGCAGATGATGCTGATGAATGACAAGCTGTACCACCAGTACATCGCCAGACGGGCGTCCCCACCCCGCAGCTCTagcacctctcccacacactctcccaccaggTCCACCGTGTGA